ATCGATGAGAAGATTTGTTGAAAATTGCCTGTTGGGTTTGTCCAATTTGTTCGGGCATCACACACTTGGAATGCAaagcactttttttttcatctttatttattaCACACGACCAAATCTTGAATattaaatggaagaaaaatttcaataaaattttgaaaaatacaaaagaatagCTAAAAGATAGAAAGATGaatcattaataaaagtttGGCTAAACATTTGTTGAGCCGAATGTGAATGCTGTAGCCATAACAAGATAGATCTACCCTCTATGTTTCTAGCCATTATCGTGTGAGTGTGGGCATTATATGCCCTGAATTTTGCTAGTTATTATATAATCAAGATATGGGTCAAGAACTTAAGTCTATTTAAGGGTTGAAATCATACAGAGactacaagaaatataaatGAATGTGGACAATAAAATTCGAAACGCCAAagtgctaaaaaaaaaagtactaacGGCCTTGCTATTCTAGAGATTGTTTGGTTCCAACAATAAGAGAGGATTTCAATTCTTTTTACGTTTGGCAGCTTGCTTTCCTTGTCCCTTCTTGGGTGGTCCCTTCCCACGACGCTTCAACATTTCTAGCTTGGATAAACGCCTGGGACAAAGCACAACATACGCTTAACGTTAGACTGTTTTGTAAATAGTATCACATTAGAAACACAAGTAATTTCCCTACTATTTACAGCAAAAGAAACGAACTGTCTTCAaagattttctaaaaatgttcAAGGTAGATGGATATTTCAAGAAATTATTCAAAGTAAAAGGTTGCAGCCCTAATGGAAGCTTCAAGAAATAACACAACCCTTTTAGTTGGTCTAGTTTAAGGTGCTTATCCAGAGAGTGAAAATTAGTTAATAGTCAAAGCTGTAGGCTGTTCTTAGTACAATTCTTCAACCGTATGCTTCAGATTACAATGATGTATCTAGTGAATAGAAAATTACTGATAAATTAAGCATGACAGTCCAGTAATTCCTTTAGGCATAGCAGGAGGAATCAACAATCAAACCGCATATTAATATTGGTCAAATCCATCAACCAGCCAACTTTTAGTCATAAACTGTAAACCTGAACCCTCTTCactaggggtgattaacggtccggtcggaccgaatggaccgaccgtttcggtccggaccgagacttagaccggtccggtccggtccatattttagaggaccgaaatcattcggtccggtccacggtccacagttttttcggaccggaccggaccaaatgaaaaatttaaaaaaaaaaatattttttatatatattttatatataataattgtacaattaacaatataaatttttaaatatattattaatacttgttaatattctataaattaacaatattttatatatatcttcatttaacctatcactattaacaatataaaattttaaatatactattaacacttgttaatattctatgaattaataaatatataatatcaattagttaattatatagtaattatataaattaataatataattttcatctaatttattatcattgaccatataaaatatttttttattgagtttgttacataatctacattaataagtcacttaatttaatttagtattttaaataattttttttattaattatttaaaaaaaaaaaaaaagagggcggaccgactggaccggaccggaccggaccgggctatcggtccggtccggtccctttgggcgttcggtccggtccggtccggaaaaataatggaccgaaaattttcggtccatcgccggaccggaccggcccgtttgcagccctaatcTTCACCATTCAACTCCAAAACCAGAgacctttccatagcttatcgaCAACCTATTACCAGATCTAATGCTGCTACTGATAATTCCAATCATGAAAATTCAAAAGGAGCAACGCTCCCAATTAGGCTGGTCTAATTCTGCCCCTCATATAATCTAGATGTGCAagataaaaatacatgaaattacATCTAACCCTATTCtcccttcttttctcttcttaacTGCAACTTTAAAGTTGACAATATGCGCTAAGTTAATGAATTTACAATTTTTGGATATGAACATTGCAACACAAACTATgcttttgtgtaaaaatatgGTGAGTCTATTCATAATTCGGTTCAAAGCAATATGTTTTCTTTAAGGCTTTATTGTAAAGTTACAGAAATAGATCTGGTCTCCCTAGATTTTAAAATCTTGGCTTTACCCTCACACTGAGCTCAAGCTCAAATAATGACAAGGTGGACGGTAAAAGTGTTGCTAAGAACCCATTGGATATGTGTAAAACCAccagtaaaaaaataatgataataatactCAAAGCTGTAGAGTTGAAATTGACAGTCAAAAAGATTCCTCCAAATAAACTTCTAATATCAAGCAAACATATGCTAAAACATTCCATTACAACTccttataaatagaaaaaataagtaTGCCTTTAGGCATTTCGATATCTCAGACAAGTTGCTGTAAAACAATAGTAGTTCATTGCAGATACTGTAAAACATTAAACATGGCAGAGAAGGCCTAATCAGAAGTATACTGTTACACAGTTCAACGTAAGTGTGaggaataagtttttttttatatataagaaactttattgattGAACAAAACTAGACacagcccatgtacacaggaagtatacaaaagagataCCTAATTACATTCCAGAAAGTTGAAAGTGTGAGGAATAAGTTGAAGACTATATAGGTTTCTTGCTTAGTATAATTGCATAAAATCACAAGGTacttttttcttcacaaattcATTCAAAACATGAAACATGGTTATAGCCTACCATAGACCTATTTGTTAAAAGAACATCAGGGAACCATACTTAGCATTACTCCCAATGTCGCCTGAGTTGCTTAACTACTATCCACCAATAAGATGCCGTTTGTCTGTATAAACAGGCAACCATAAAGGACATTTGCATTTGACTGCTCTATCCACACTTATAAAGACACGAAACTGCTCTAAGATCATTCTGTAACACACTCTTTCTCATCAATACAATGAGGAAGCCCACGATCTCGTACAACTTGGCTTCATTACAAGTTCTAGGACGAAGAAAGTAGTTGAGAAACCTAAGCAAATATTTGTTTGGCACGAGAAAgcaagagagagatagagagagattaCTCTTTTTCTTGACGAGCCATGATAAGAGGATCATCCTTCATGACATCATGTGGGTACCATTCAGCAACCTTGTCACCGATGAGCTTCTTGCGTAGCAGCTTGTGGGGTGATCTCTGGCCTGTTGGGTTAAGCATGTGGCCGAATATCTTTGCTCTCGCTTCGTTCACTCCACTCGTCACAGCCTTAGCCAGAATGCTCTTTAGGCCATTAGTAGCCATCTTCAGTTCGCCTttaagtcaaaaaataaaccttTTTTTGTCAGATTTTGAGGAGTTGATGGTACAAATATATGGAATAATGATTTGCGATACAGAAATCTATGCATAATTGATACAAACCCAATTTCAAGTTAATATTACTTGTGTATTTTTCACGCTGTTAAAAGAGGACCAAGCATCACACAAAGATCCCTGGTGACCCAGAAGTGATGTGTCTGTAAACAAAATTGTATTGATAATAGGAATGGGCAAGTGCCCAAATACACGGGTCACGGgatatatacaagagcatcaCCTATGCATCCAAATATTGAGACTTTACCTTGACCCAATACCCAATTTAGACATTTTATAGGAAGTGTGAGTAAACTGAACAATAGTTGACTAAGATCACTCGCATTGGCTTGTGGAAAATTCTAGCAAAATTTTAGCTAAAGATGGCATCTTGGCTATTTTACATAATCTATTTGCCATGcatcccacattggattatctaaaGTTTGgctaaactattaaaataatttttttaatatttttttattttacacacAAGGATGCCACTACTGCAGCCTGATGAACACACTCAAGCAATACAAAGATGGAtgctttatttttcctttgttttcacttagtttaaataataatttatacacaaagCACCAAAGCTAGTGTATAAAAATTGACGGAGATTTTTCACTCTCCTCTACTTTGATTTCGATTAGAATTCAGATTTCAAGTCCCTCTCCTGTCCCTCAAAGATAGAGATCTATCCAACAATCTTCCCATTAAACAGTTCTTGCCAATTCTATATTTCCCATAATCACGCCAAAATGGTGTCTTTCAGTGTGGATTAGGCTCTCAATTTTAATTACTTCTTTATAATATCTATGCTGGGAATCAGGCTCTAGCCTCCCATAAGAACAAGGTGGCAATATaatcatttacttataaaaaaaaaaaaaaaaaagaaagaaagaaagaacaaggtGGAAACAGAACTAGTATAAGACTAATGGCTAATGAGTTTGAGCAGgcttatagaaaaataaaataatcattagtACAATGTAAAACCATTATGTCATGGACCAATATGGCACCAAACacaaaagcaataaaaaaaatcagatatcCATGAAACGGGGTTTTATGGTTACATTTCAATTTACCCAAactatatcaataaaatatcttcttatttATCATAAAGAAATTTACCCAAACTAATATGCACTGGcagaaaacatcaattttaaccactaatatgcaaatttttaaaaactcaaaCTAAAATGCAAATTGCAAAAATGATAACTTCAAGGTAACTGCAGCCATAACCCAGAGTCCGTGCAAAAATGCTGCATTGGCTGCAAACTTCAGGCTAACTTCAAGCTAAAATATGGAGCTAAAACTAATAATTGTTCTATATTTCTAGACCATCCATCAAGAATTGATATGAGAATTTGCTACAGCTAATAATTGAGCCATTTTCAATTTACAGACTGCAGGGATTGAACAATTTTGCTGATTTAACAAGTTTCTCTTAAGCAAATGTCTCTAGACCTCCAAGCTATTTACAATGTCACTAATAAAGCTGATGAGAAACTCCTTTCTgaatttctcaaataataaaGGATGCTGACCATCAAACTTATTaacatccacacacacacatatacattaAGGGTAAATTCCATTTTACAACCCTAAACTAACAGCCACGCCAAAATAAACACAATTTAACCAAAGGAACTGAGATTTTGTAACTACCAATTTGAACCATTttcaattttgagaaaaaatctaCTAACAAGTTGTGGAATTGTAAACCCTAATAtgcaaaattataagaattttaacAAATTAGTTATCATAAACTCAATGAAAAGTTCATAAACCCTAGGAATCCAGGAAAAAACCTCCACAGATTCGTAACCCCAAAATCCTCGGCGCTGCTGGCTTGGCGAGGGAGGAGTACGCGATGCGGCTGATTCCACCGGTACCGACAGCGTCGCCGGTGGCGCTAGGCAGAGGAAGGTGACGCGACACGGGAGGAGGTTTTTCGCGAGGGGAAATTCGAATGGGGGAAGAAAATTCAACCtgccaaaataaaaccaaaaataaaaaataaaaagggattgCTACGTATATAAAACACATGAATTTTATTTACCATTTTATTACATGTTTTATGGATTTATTAGTTTAGTAACAAGGTCAGGAAAAATGGTTTAGCTTATAGCGTCAATGGAAAAAGCCAGTACCGAGCTATGTTCTTTGCAGGGCTGGCTCAACTTAGGAAATAGAGGATATGCAGAGAGCACCACTGCTGCAGAGAAGGTTGGTCGAGGCACTCTACCAGAAATAGGGGCTGGACGTCTTTTGCTGCCGCAGTGCAAAGTGTGGACAGTGGCCGAATCAGTAATTTGCTTTAGGAGTcgaataaagttaaaattataataaaatattttttattctatttttatataatttttttatggtatgtaataatttgataataaaatttaaaataaaaataaattacatttaatataacctatttattaaaaaattatataatatgtcaaaaacaatatatcattgaaataacataaagacactcatacaaatatatcaaacaaaaaaaatatagaatgtcTAAAATAGTAACTTACattcttttaaagaaacaaaatcatcaagtaTTAAATCTAAATCAAAATTCTTAgctatttctttttcaatacagacaactaaattatttgctagaaattcatcttcaattttATTGTGAAGTCCTATTTTAACAATCTTCACAACTAAAAATGCTCGTTCACTGGTCACTGtagatattgaaattttttaaatcgattaaattttttaaattaaacttataagtaattaatctataagataaaaataattttataggaGAGGGgtcaagataatttttttgagagaaGGCCAACACAAATATCatcttattaaattataaaaaattaatacgtattatttttttttccaaacttttgcCACCTAGTGTGGAGTTGAGGTCCCTCTTTTATTCGAAAAATGTATTTGCTTTACTGAAAACTAATAAGTAATGTGGCTTAAATCTAACGGTTTTGTAGACATATTAGACAATGGTGAATCTCTTACAATTTCCAAAGCTCTCAAAGCTTCGTAATGGtaagaaagttaaaaacacTGAAACATGATCTGAAGTAATGGATGAACAAATTTTTAGCAATGTGACTTAACAGAGGCTATCTCTTTTGGAGGAGCTCCAGGGGTTGGAAATAGAGGATGAGGCAAGATCTCTCTTTGAATTTGAGAGAACTTGCAAGACCCAGATATCTATAGAACTTGAGAGAGTAACTTTGCTAGAGGAGATATCTTGACGACAAAAATAAATGGCATCATAGCTTAAGGAGGGAGATAAGTGAACGAAATTCTTTCGTAGGGAGGCTAATTATCATAGGAGAAATAATGCTATTGATATGTTGATGGTAGATGATGCAGTGTTCTCGGATCAAGCAGTCATCAAGATCTCCGAGGTGttatagacaaaaaaaaaaatattttatctttaaaatatcatgtcctttaaaattatataattatttaacaaataatCAATGAGGTGGTTTAAAATGGACAATACTAATACTTCAGAATTTATATATGGAGAAAAGgagttcaaaattaaaatgtaaaGACAATAAAATGCTCACATCCTTTAAAATTCCACGACcttcaaatttaatataaatttataatcatttaaCGTAGGAAAAGATGAAGTGGCTCAActgaaaaagataaaatattataaataaaagaagatgaaaTATTTCTAACTTTTAAAGTCTCATGacttattaaatttattttaaaatcttcatcatttttGGGAGTAGTAGAAATTGAAAGGACTTTTCAAATCGGAGCTGAAGGGTCTTTTTATGTACTGAATTAGATTAAATTATATagagaataattttgtaattaagaaatcaaaattatttaataattataataaaattttctaggaaaatcaatattttaaatttcttttccaataatcattttggtttaaattgtcaaaaatatttttctgacgAGAAAAAACTGTCACTAAACCGTTATATAACCCCATCAcaaattataaaagatattttttgtgacgatttatAACCCAATATTTGGTTGAAAGTTCAAACATTTTGTAACGGTTGGTTTGTCACTAAAATTACGTTCCAACATCATggtttacattcaaacgtatgGCACTCACATTTTGCATTCAAACATTTGAACGtaagagctttgctactcaATCTTCACTAGaggtgtcaatatgtgacacgacctattaacccaatacgaacacgacacgataaaagtggATTAGGGTTTatccttaacgggttcgggtcaaaacgggttgacacgttaagacacgatagcttaacggaTTGATAACGAGTCAacctgttatgacccgttaagaaaattaaaattacagttatacccttatacctaaaaaataaaattgttgaaattttaatttcgatatttttattgtttagattgtaattttggacttgtagttagatttatattttttatagatattgtgattttaacatttatataaaattatgctaaacttaactagattaaagaggttaattttgggtttgtttcaatccatttacataaaataggtcaaaacgagttgacacgacacgatctgttatgttattgggtcgtgttagggtttgagattttgacacgataagcttaatgggtcgggttagggtttgagattttgacacgataagtttaatgggtcgggttagggtttacctatatagtataatatacatgttttgacacgacacgaacacgactcattaacacgatttgacacccctaatcttcaccacactccacactctatatttttttaaatttttaatatttttttaatatttttttgagtttattgattttaaattatttcaaaattttcattcattattcatataataaatatttgataaaagaaaaaaataataaaaattaaaaataatgtgcaGTGTGAAGTGTTAggaagttgtgaagattttttatgaacGTAAATTGTAACATTTTTAAGTGACTTTCAATTCAAaagtaaaattgaaattcaaacaTAAATGCAACATAACGTTCGAAAGTGAACTTGGTAATGTTCTAATGTCAAAGTCTTAGGACATGTTTGGATGCATAGCGTATTgcagaattttataaatgtaaaatagtttgaatgaagatgttttatttagttttaagaaatgagggagaaaaaattaataaaaatatgaaagtgAATTGATAAAGTCAAAAAGTtgtatgaatataatgtttaatattatttttgttttaaagtttgtaaaagttatattaatttttgtgtttaagtaatgattatataataatttaataaaaatattaaaatttgaaatagaaaagtattttatatttgaattaaatttaaaaataaagttacgAGAAATCTTTAGAATTTTGGAAATTATGTTTAGTGTTACCCAAATATGTCCTTAATGTTTGCACGtttgtatgttcgaacgttggcaTGATAATGTTTGAAAATCAATAGTTTAGGGattctaaactcatctcaattcatatcaattcatcttatttaatcattataatttttttaaattccaatacaaaatataataaacaatttaacttttttaaatatcaaaataataataatattaaaaaataatattttatttaatttttaatttttatctcaactcaactcagtttaacattcaaacgcagcctAATTTTTAAATGCATTCGAACGTTGATATCTTAATGTTTCAACGTCATCATGCCAATGTTTGAATGTCAACAGTCtaacgtttgaacataatatggttgtaaataaattttaagattataaaattaccctttattttatataaagttaaaaaacagttttaaaataattgtaggcTAATCATTTTCCTAATTATAATATGTTCGAACCCATTGTAGTTAATTGattaattgataaaaagaagttattttacctttaaaattatataattattttaacaaataatcGATGGCATGGTTTAAAAGGGGCAAAACTATTACTTCAGAATTTATATACGGAGAAAAGAAGTTAAAAATGtcataaatgaaagaaaataaatgttcatgtCCTTTCAAATTCCACGACCTTTAAATTTATTCTAAATTCATAATCATTTAACATATCACATATGGATTGAAGATGTggctcaaaagaaaataaaatattataaataaaagaagacaaaatatttttaactttcaaaattAGAGGTAAAGGGTCTTTTATGTATAGAATTAAgattaaattacataaataataatatacgaGAGTTGtaagaagaaaaatgctaactgtatttgagaaaaatttataaaaaaattatttatccaTATGTTAggtattgatatgttgaaaaccatgaaatttaaaatttaaaaattaaattttaaaagaaaactaacaaaatgaatcttgtacctaaaattgtaagtacaactatagtataatatatatttatatatatatatatgtagatacaaACACACACTCCCattgatttttgagaaattctatttgcagtccacatttggggactgcatgtacaaacccttcattaaatgaaaaaaatatataattttgataaggatattattgtaatttcaaaaaaatttaaaaataaaattaactaaacttGTAATGCAGTCCCCATTTGAGGAATGTATGTTCGCTTGAAAGCTCTTTAACCATTGTGCTTGCTTGATCAAGGAGGATTCACGAAAGgtataaacaaacaaatttttCGCAAAACTGAGATTTCCAAAAATTTCAGATGGTGTGTTGACATTAACCATTCAACTAATGTGCATATGGAAAACTAGCTACACAAAATTTTCCTGTCTTTTAAGCTGAAAACTTTAGGATTAGAACAATATCCGCTCTTGATAGATCTCTAATGCTTGAATGGTCTTTTCTATGAACAACTTCCGGTGCAATCTATACCTGCACATACCCAGGAAGACAGCAATCACTAAGAGGGGAGGTGGGGTCTCACTTTCAGAACACGTAAAAGccaaattacacaaaataaatggGAAAGTTctcagaaaacaaaaatagtatgtGAAGACCACATACTTGATTGCGGCTTCAAGGGTTCTCGTAGGTTCTGGCATAGAATCTGTCGGTAGCAGCATGGCGGAAAATTAGAAGCTTtaaatgtgtaaatattatatttcaggAATATTAATAGACTGCTAGCTATCCCAATGTTCAGAATATTGGAGATTTTAACCATAACTTAACTCATAGGCCAAAAGTTGGTAGAATCCTACTATCAATGCAGTCATTAGAATGTGAAGATTAGCATTGCAACCATACCTAGCAATTTCTGGTCTTGCTCAGAGGTAGTAGGAAATTCTGCCAGCATTTGTTGGCATTCTTCCTGTAACTCTTTCACAGCTTTCCTTTCCATGCTTGGGATTGGGGGCACATCCCCATCTGACCAAGTGGGAATTGTTCTTGCTGCTGCTATGACCGCACCATCAACAAAAGTATCTCCACCATTAGAAAGACGACCTGctacaaattttatttgaataatttggatAATAATTCCAGATTTGAAGtgcaaaaagaattaaatatcaAGCAAgtcatgaaatgaaaatatcagATAATTCATACTGTTATGATAATACTCTTCAGGTAGGCCAGATATATTGAAGACTGACAAGAAGGAATCCAAATGAATATGTGCATTGCCTGAGAACTGGATCTCATCCCAAGGATTCTGTACACTCGAGCCATTAGAACTTAATTACAAGAAAATGaccccaaataaaatatcaaattttaaaaacaaataaaactttcAAAGCATTCTAAACAGAGGTGCAAGAAGAGGATGCTACTAGCATACTTCTACCCACAAGCATTCCACTAATTGAGAGGATTTTGGGTAAGAACATCAATCACATGCCATCGAAAAACTCATATGAAGCACTTTAGATTGATATAATTCACCTGTTGGATCGTTGCCAAGTTCTTTATCTAATGGCTAGGCTCATGTCTTGAAACTTGTGTAAGACACTCAAATGAAGGATATCCAATAACAAGCTTTTCCTATTCGAACAGATTtgctcattttaaaacataccAGGGACAATATGATGAAATATTGCCAAAAGGTTAAGACTATAAAatgatagaagaaaaaataaactgcCCCAGAAAATGTAGCTCCTACAAGTAACATTCAGAAATAGCGTGCGATGTCATAAATCTACTACATTAAGATTTAGAAGTTAGAGCTCTAACTCAAAGATTTTCATAccatttgaggaaaaaaaaaaaaagaggaaaaaagccACCAACCCCAGGTACAGGTATCGCATGCCTTCTTAGTCTCAGGAAATAAAAAGAGTAAAGGGAAATTTAATTTGTCATCCAGTATAATGTCACATAAAGATGTCCTTTGTACTAatcttaattgaaaaaagaaaaggacaaaaagaaaagaaaagagagtgtgagtgGAGGAGGGGAACCGTTTGACACATATACTTACTTTTGTCTTTGCCcgagagaaggggggggggggggatagaACCGAGACTTGACCATCATGGCAGATATGATGAACCACAGCAACGGCATCACTTTGCCACAGTTCAAGTTAGACTATGATGTACACCACTAAAACCCAGTTTGAAACCAAGAGGGTAACATGGATTGGAAACTGATTCAAGGTACAAGCACATAGCATAACGGATACAAACAGCAGTCACTCAACTGTTTTATTCCATTATTTAGTGTTGCAGACCATACAATTGCACATAAACACACTCTCATATGAAAAAGAAACCATAGTTTTAGTTTCCAAACAAGTTAGATTGCAAAATGATTACTGCTAATGATTTCATTGTGCACGGAGATCAAAGTGCTGAAAATGTGACATTTAACTCAAAGGGCTCCTGCATGTTACACAATAGCATAGAATTTCTAATTTCTCGTTTAGTTGTTCCTACACTTTCCA
This genomic interval from Juglans regia cultivar Chandler chromosome 3, Walnut 2.0, whole genome shotgun sequence contains the following:
- the LOC109015370 gene encoding 28S ribosomal protein S33, mitochondrial, which codes for MATNGLKSILAKAVTSGVNEARAKIFGHMLNPTGQRSPHKLLRKKLIGDKVAEWYPHDVMKDDPLIMARQEKERLSKLEMLKRRGKGPPKKGQGKQAAKRKKN